The following coding sequences are from one Saprospiraceae bacterium window:
- a CDS encoding outer membrane beta-barrel protein, producing MCSVLKKTLLLFGFISGFFFAQAQKGYEAGAWMGTAFYFGDLNNLYRLNEPGLAFGMIGRYNFNNRVCARIQGNFSRLRASDAKSDNLFDRRRNLRFFSNIFEIAPALEINFLPYNHGSKDHFFTPYLLGGFSVFRFSPMTKYDGKTVALRELGTEGQIVGQEYGTINGSLMVGGGVKLDINYRWSLNFDISYRHTYTDYLDDVSKTYPNYNELLTNRGPVAVQLSDRSIASTGVEKIGLPGFQRGDSREKDAFLTLGVNLVYYFGRLRCPTISLP from the coding sequence ATGTGCTCAGTTTTGAAAAAAACACTGCTTTTATTTGGATTTATATCCGGCTTCTTTTTTGCTCAAGCCCAAAAAGGGTATGAGGCAGGAGCGTGGATGGGAACAGCTTTTTACTTTGGTGATCTCAACAATCTCTATAGACTCAATGAACCCGGGCTCGCATTCGGTATGATTGGTAGATATAACTTCAACAATCGCGTTTGCGCCAGAATCCAGGGAAACTTTTCAAGACTAAGAGCGAGCGATGCCAAATCAGACAATCTTTTTGACCGCAGAAGGAACCTTAGATTTTTTTCCAATATTTTTGAGATAGCTCCCGCGCTAGAAATTAATTTCCTTCCCTATAACCATGGGAGTAAGGATCATTTTTTCACACCTTATCTTCTCGGTGGTTTTAGTGTATTTCGCTTCAGCCCAATGACCAAATATGATGGCAAGACAGTGGCTCTTAGGGAACTAGGAACAGAAGGTCAGATCGTAGGTCAGGAATATGGCACCATTAATGGTTCATTAATGGTTGGAGGCGGCGTAAAACTGGATATCAATTATAGGTGGAGTCTCAATTTCGATATTTCTTATCGACATACTTATACCGATTATCTGGATGATGTCAGCAAGACTTATCCAAACTATAACGAGTTGCTTACAAATAGAGGTCCGGTTGCTGTTCAGTTGTCTGACCGATCCATAGCATCGACCGGTGTTGAAAAAATAGGCCTGCCAGGTTTTCAACGTGGAGATTCCAGAGAGAAAGACGCTTTTTTGACCTTAGGAGTCAATCTGGTATATTATTTCGGAAGGTTAAGGTGCCCGACCATTTCATTACCCTAA
- the nadA gene encoding quinolinate synthase NadA, giving the protein MKAAAQIAIHGYIDFDIDPSLDLYAEIDRLKKEKNAVVLAHYYQYGDIQDIADFVGDSLQLSQEAARTKADIIAFAGVHFMAETAKILSPEKKVVLPDLKAGCSLSDSCPAPLFAKFKEKHPDHVVVSYVNCTAELKALTDICCTSSNAVHIINSIPKDREIIFAPDKNLGAYLQKVTGRKMLLWDGACMVHEIFSRERMLKLKREHPEAKIIAHPECEEPVLRMADYIGSTSGLLRFIQTDRSHSYIVATEAGILHQMNKACPEKLFIPAPPENQCACNECPHMKRNTLEKLYLCLKYELPEVTLPDHIIKAARGSIDRMLEISEKAGLK; this is encoded by the coding sequence ATGAAAGCGGCAGCACAAATTGCTATACATGGATATATTGACTTTGACATTGATCCAAGTCTGGATCTTTATGCTGAAATAGATCGGCTGAAAAAAGAAAAAAACGCCGTTGTACTGGCGCACTACTATCAGTATGGTGATATACAAGATATTGCTGATTTTGTGGGCGACAGTTTACAACTTTCTCAGGAAGCAGCCCGTACCAAAGCTGACATCATTGCATTTGCCGGCGTTCATTTCATGGCAGAGACCGCCAAAATTCTTTCCCCGGAAAAAAAAGTCGTCCTTCCTGACTTGAAGGCCGGATGTTCATTATCTGATTCTTGTCCGGCACCCTTATTTGCCAAGTTTAAAGAAAAACACCCTGATCACGTTGTCGTGAGTTATGTCAATTGCACTGCAGAGCTGAAGGCCCTTACAGATATCTGTTGCACTTCTTCCAATGCTGTGCATATCATCAATAGTATCCCCAAGGATCGCGAGATCATTTTTGCACCGGACAAAAACCTAGGTGCTTATTTGCAGAAAGTGACCGGCCGCAAGATGTTGTTGTGGGATGGCGCATGTATGGTACATGAAATTTTTAGCAGAGAGCGCATGCTTAAACTCAAGAGGGAACATCCTGAAGCCAAAATAATAGCTCACCCAGAATGCGAAGAGCCCGTATTGCGTATGGCGGATTATATTGGCTCTACAAGCGGTCTTCTGCGCTTTATCCAAACTGATAGATCACATAGCTACATCGTAGCAACCGAAGCGGGAATTTTGCACCAAATGAACAAAGCTTGTCCGGAAAAGCTCTTTATTCCTGCACCTCCTGAAAATCAATGTGCTTGTAATGAATGTCCTCATATGAAGCGAAATACCTTAGAGAAACTCTATCTCTGCCTCAAATACGAGCTTCCAGAGGTCACGCTGCCAGATCATATCATCAAAGCAGCCAGAGGTAGCATTGACAGGATGCTTGAAATTTCAGAAAAAGCAGGATTAAAATAA
- a CDS encoding 2,3-bisphosphoglycerate-independent phosphoglycerate mutase — protein MANKLILTILDGWGIGQIPSADAIRAAEPGFFKTLMKEYPHSTLVTHGVAVGLPEGQMGNSEVGHLNLGAGRIVYQELERINKSIREGTLAENQVLNQTLEYCNENSKPLHFIGLVSDGGVHSHVKHLKALVEIACNKLTVPIYLHVITDGRDTDPHSALATVSDLESFIQHKNVSISTLIGRYYAMDRDKRWERIQKAFELMTDGVGENFASAEDAIRCSYDKNITDEFILPAKISPQREGLIQEGDAVFCFNFRTDRLRELTEVLTQRDLPEYEMKALNLHFVTMTAYDDSFRNVGIVFDKEKLKNTLGEVLSMYGLTQYRMAETEKYPHVSYFFSGGQEKVFFGEKRELVASPKVATYDLQPEMSAIPLTNALLRVIQEDKPDFICVNFANTDMVGHTGVFQAVVKAVQTVDECMSRFIPIALEAGYELIILADHGNADFMINADGSPNTAHSMNPVPCIYVSKTPSYQLKSGKLADIAPTVLQLLQLPIPVEMDGESLLVQKN, from the coding sequence GTGGCAAATAAATTGATTCTGACCATATTGGACGGCTGGGGAATAGGCCAGATTCCCTCTGCTGACGCTATTCGAGCCGCAGAGCCCGGATTTTTTAAAACCCTCATGAAGGAGTACCCACACAGTACACTTGTCACTCACGGAGTTGCCGTTGGCCTTCCTGAAGGGCAGATGGGAAATTCCGAAGTAGGACACCTCAATCTTGGAGCTGGAAGAATCGTCTATCAGGAGCTTGAACGAATCAATAAATCCATCCGTGAAGGTACTTTGGCTGAAAATCAAGTGTTGAATCAAACTTTGGAATATTGTAATGAAAACTCCAAACCACTCCATTTTATTGGGTTGGTATCTGATGGTGGGGTCCATAGTCATGTCAAGCATCTAAAAGCTTTGGTAGAAATAGCTTGTAACAAATTAACTGTCCCCATTTATCTACACGTCATCACCGACGGTCGAGATACAGATCCTCATTCGGCTCTGGCAACTGTTTCAGATCTGGAATCATTTATCCAGCACAAAAATGTCAGCATATCGACCTTGATAGGTAGATATTATGCCATGGACAGGGACAAAAGATGGGAAAGAATTCAAAAAGCATTTGAGCTGATGACGGATGGAGTGGGAGAAAATTTTGCTTCCGCTGAAGATGCAATTCGATGTTCTTACGATAAAAATATTACAGATGAATTTATTCTCCCTGCAAAAATCTCCCCCCAAAGGGAAGGTTTGATACAAGAGGGTGACGCCGTTTTTTGCTTTAATTTCAGGACTGACAGACTTCGAGAGCTCACCGAAGTATTGACACAAAGGGATCTTCCTGAATATGAAATGAAAGCATTGAACTTACATTTTGTCACTATGACAGCCTACGATGATTCATTCAGAAATGTGGGGATTGTTTTTGATAAAGAAAAACTGAAGAATACTTTAGGAGAAGTGCTTTCTATGTATGGCTTAACGCAATATCGGATGGCAGAAACGGAGAAATATCCTCACGTGAGTTATTTTTTTTCCGGAGGCCAAGAGAAAGTTTTTTTTGGTGAAAAGCGCGAGTTAGTAGCCTCTCCAAAAGTAGCTACTTATGATCTTCAGCCGGAAATGAGCGCTATCCCTCTTACAAATGCTCTCTTGCGCGTAATTCAGGAAGACAAGCCTGATTTTATTTGTGTTAATTTTGCAAACACAGATATGGTAGGTCACACGGGAGTTTTCCAGGCTGTAGTAAAAGCTGTCCAGACTGTTGATGAATGTATGAGTAGATTCATTCCAATCGCTCTAGAAGCAGGCTATGAGCTCATCATACTCGCTGATCATGGGAACGCAGATTTCATGATCAATGCTGACGGTTCACCAAATACTGCACATTCCATGAATCCGGTGCCTTGTATCTATGTGAGTAAAACACCGTCCTATCAATTAAAAAGTGGTAAGTTGGCGGATATCGCACCTACTGTACTGCAATTGCTTCAATTGCCAATACCTGTAGAAATGGATGGTGAAAGTTTATTAGTCCAAAAAAATTAA
- a CDS encoding DUF4783 domain-containing protein, with amino-acid sequence MKLLFSALLFLSVLSANAQKHAAFDALAKSDIASLSALFDTRLELCYDEKMTILKKQDAAQSLSSFLQNNPPKTVTPVHSGVSKNNSSQYFIAVMTTTNAKKYRVYIYTEDIGGSKLIKEFRVMSE; translated from the coding sequence ATGAAACTATTATTTTCAGCCCTACTGTTCTTGAGTGTTTTATCTGCAAATGCGCAGAAACACGCCGCCTTTGATGCTCTGGCCAAATCAGATATTGCCTCACTTTCTGCCTTGTTTGATACCAGACTGGAGCTTTGTTACGATGAGAAAATGACTATTCTCAAAAAGCAAGATGCAGCTCAATCTCTGAGCTCATTTCTACAAAACAATCCGCCAAAAACAGTAACGCCGGTTCACAGCGGTGTCTCCAAAAACAATTCCTCACAGTATTTTATTGCGGTTATGACAACTACTAATGCAAAAAAATACCGAGTGTACATCTATACTGAAGATATCGGAGGATCGAAACTTATCAAAGAGTTTCGGGTGATGTCAGAATAA
- a CDS encoding OmpH family outer membrane protein — translation MKNLNWILHALSLAAIIFLFYQNSQLKKSTPTSSAATEIKSQNTGDASTPLAYFISDSLLNNLGFFKESEKAFKAKQESMSNEIKAKENAMQKELVRLQENAQNMTRVEMESAQQKLAKMEQDLMARKEKLGSQYAQETAEFNEKLHNKITSYLKELNQNGKYKFVFSVSPEGNIFFSDESLNITDQMIKDLNEKYSTN, via the coding sequence ATGAAAAATTTAAACTGGATATTACACGCTCTTTCACTTGCAGCAATTATTTTTCTATTTTATCAAAATAGCCAACTTAAGAAGTCTACACCCACGAGCTCGGCCGCAACCGAAATAAAATCTCAAAATACCGGAGATGCTTCCACTCCATTAGCCTATTTTATTTCAGATAGTTTGCTCAATAATTTAGGATTTTTTAAAGAAAGCGAAAAAGCATTTAAAGCCAAGCAAGAATCTATGTCCAATGAGATAAAGGCTAAGGAAAATGCCATGCAGAAGGAACTGGTGCGCTTGCAAGAAAATGCTCAAAACATGACCAGGGTTGAAATGGAATCGGCACAGCAGAAATTAGCAAAAATGGAACAGGACCTAATGGCAAGAAAAGAAAAGTTAGGATCCCAGTATGCACAAGAAACAGCAGAATTCAATGAAAAACTGCATAATAAAATCACTTCTTACCTGAAAGAGTTGAATCAAAATGGAAAATATAAATTCGTATTCTCTGTCTCTCCGGAAGGCAATATTTTCTTCTCAGACGAATCATTGAACATAACAGATCAGATGATCAAGGACTTGAACGAAAAATACAGTACGAATTAA
- the asnS gene encoding asparagine--tRNA ligase, producing the protein MQRTKVNDVLKMEADGRSLSVMGWVRTFRSNRFIAINDGSCLANLQAYIDFEKWDETLLKKLTPGAALHVVGRWQSSQGAGQKGELVVEKLHIFGEADPSVYPLQPKKHSLEFLRQIAHLRFRTNTFSAVFRIRHQLAFAIHEFFHSRGFIYLHSPIITASDAEGAGEMFQVTTLDLKAPARTVEGEINFKEDFFGRAANLTVSGQLEGELAAMALSQVYTFGPTFRAEKSNTPRHLAEFWMIEPEVAFADLHSNMDLAEDLLKHVIHQVVNNCSEDLQFLHDREREDEMTKPQAERNTMGLKERLQFVLDNHFERITYTEAIEILKNSTPNKKGKFQYPVDKWGIDLQSEHERYLVEKHFSKPVILTNYPKEIKAFYMRVDDGEKTVAAMDILFPGIGEIVGGSQREERLDVLTRRMQEMHIPLEEMYWYLDTRRFGTCPHAGFGLGFERLVLFVTGMTNIRDVIPFPRFPGNAEF; encoded by the coding sequence ATGCAGAGGACAAAAGTCAATGACGTATTGAAAATGGAAGCCGATGGACGCAGTCTAAGTGTTATGGGCTGGGTACGAACGTTTAGGAGTAATAGATTTATTGCTATCAATGATGGTTCATGTTTGGCAAATCTCCAGGCATATATAGATTTTGAAAAATGGGATGAAACTCTGCTCAAAAAGCTAACTCCTGGTGCTGCTCTTCATGTCGTTGGCCGATGGCAAAGTTCTCAGGGAGCCGGTCAGAAAGGCGAGTTGGTGGTGGAAAAATTACATATTTTTGGAGAAGCAGACCCGTCTGTTTATCCTTTGCAGCCGAAAAAGCATTCCTTGGAATTTCTAAGACAAATCGCCCACTTGAGATTTCGAACGAATACATTTTCAGCAGTTTTCAGAATCAGACACCAATTGGCATTTGCCATCCATGAATTTTTTCATAGCAGGGGTTTTATATATTTACATTCACCGATTATTACTGCTTCTGACGCTGAAGGTGCAGGAGAGATGTTTCAGGTGACGACATTAGATCTGAAAGCTCCTGCGAGAACAGTAGAAGGGGAAATCAATTTTAAAGAAGATTTTTTTGGTAGGGCAGCCAATCTTACCGTGTCAGGACAATTGGAAGGAGAGCTGGCTGCCATGGCTCTGTCTCAGGTCTATACTTTTGGCCCTACATTCAGAGCTGAAAAATCGAATACTCCAAGGCACCTCGCTGAATTTTGGATGATTGAGCCGGAAGTCGCATTTGCAGACCTGCACTCCAATATGGATCTCGCTGAGGATTTACTAAAGCACGTCATCCATCAGGTAGTCAATAATTGTTCTGAAGACCTACAGTTTCTTCATGACCGTGAGCGAGAAGACGAAATGACAAAACCCCAAGCCGAGCGCAACACGATGGGACTCAAAGAGAGACTCCAATTTGTACTCGACAATCATTTTGAAAGAATCACCTATACTGAGGCGATTGAAATATTAAAAAATTCAACACCAAATAAAAAAGGTAAATTCCAATATCCGGTGGACAAATGGGGCATCGATTTACAATCAGAGCATGAGCGGTATCTTGTAGAAAAGCATTTTTCAAAACCGGTAATACTGACCAACTATCCAAAGGAAATCAAAGCATTTTACATGCGTGTTGACGATGGTGAAAAAACGGTAGCGGCAATGGATATTTTATTTCCCGGAATTGGAGAAATAGTCGGGGGATCTCAGCGCGAAGAAAGGCTAGATGTGCTGACAAGACGGATGCAGGAAATGCATATCCCTTTGGAAGAAATGTACTGGTACCTGGATACACGCCGCTTTGGCACCTGTCCTCATGCAGGTTTTGGATTGGGCTTCGAAAGATTAGTGCTTTTCGTTACCGGCATGACCAACATTCGCGACGTTATTCCTTTTCCAAGATTCCCTGGAAATGCTGAATTTTAA
- a CDS encoding group III truncated hemoglobin: MIIEENKTDIQSKENINKIVHTFYGKIKEDEKISYFFNDVAKVNWDEHLPRMVQFWESVLFGTAAYSGNPMSAHILLHKKSPIRIEHFEHWFKIWTETVDELFKGPNAEKIKKQADQMVQLMWYKINESAKTSFIQ, from the coding sequence ATGATTATTGAGGAAAATAAAACAGACATTCAGAGTAAAGAAAACATCAACAAAATAGTCCACACGTTTTACGGTAAAATCAAAGAGGACGAGAAAATTTCCTATTTCTTTAACGATGTAGCAAAGGTAAACTGGGATGAACACCTGCCACGCATGGTTCAATTTTGGGAGTCTGTTCTTTTTGGCACAGCAGCTTACTCCGGTAATCCAATGTCAGCACATATACTATTGCATAAAAAATCACCCATTCGGATAGAACATTTTGAACATTGGTTCAAAATATGGACTGAAACAGTAGATGAATTATTCAAAGGACCGAATGCTGAAAAAATCAAAAAACAAGCAGATCAAATGGTCCAGCTGATGTGGTATAAGATTAACGAAAGTGCAAAGACTTCTTTTATCCAATAA
- a CDS encoding T9SS type A sorting domain-containing protein, translated as MNKFLFFLISLCSFVYKPLDAQNYSEDIAPIIYSKCTNCHRPGEIGPFSLTNYQEVKNWAYTIKYVTAIGYMPPWKPDIHYQNFQKENVLTTEQIQDIADWVDKGMPQGDPSKEPQLPTFPTGSQIGKPDLVLSFSQSYTHKGNGKDEYRYFVIPTNLTEDKNLIALEMRPGNKKIVHHTLFWADNTGKARQEDAKTPEYGFSNSPSGVLTGNQLPGYVPGQKPNVYSNGMSQVLPKGSDLVLQMHYAPTSLDETDSSTINLFFAKNPAPRQVYSKILLPTDLVNGPFIIAPGAKPNFHAVYKVPVKVSLLGIWPHCHMLGKKWEVYAKLPDGSTINLIRINEWDFNWQGGYYFNRLIVLPPDTEIHAYCSYDNTEDNPTNPNNPPKYVTWGEGTADEMFYLPLSFVFYQAGDENITLDTDQPNFHDQGFEQLEDRLEPVAPNPVTTRELNTTLVLSKDQNVEFKLFDEKGSLLGTLLQPTHYLQGQHQVNLKLPVSKSGIYFIQANLENRILVQKFLVSN; from the coding sequence ATGAATAAGTTTCTATTTTTTCTGATCTCATTATGCAGTTTCGTGTACAAACCATTAGATGCTCAGAATTATTCTGAAGATATCGCACCGATTATTTATAGCAAGTGTACGAACTGCCACAGACCAGGAGAAATAGGACCCTTTTCTCTGACAAACTATCAGGAAGTTAAAAACTGGGCCTATACGATCAAATATGTAACCGCAATAGGCTATATGCCTCCCTGGAAACCGGATATCCATTACCAGAATTTTCAAAAAGAAAATGTGTTGACTACAGAGCAAATTCAGGATATTGCGGATTGGGTAGATAAGGGCATGCCGCAAGGTGATCCAAGTAAAGAGCCCCAATTGCCTACCTTTCCTACAGGATCACAAATAGGAAAACCTGATTTGGTACTTTCCTTTTCTCAATCTTATACTCACAAAGGAAACGGTAAGGATGAATACAGGTATTTTGTTATCCCAACAAATTTAACGGAAGATAAAAACTTAATCGCCCTGGAAATGAGACCGGGAAATAAAAAAATTGTCCACCACACATTATTCTGGGCCGACAATACCGGTAAAGCAAGACAAGAAGATGCAAAAACCCCGGAGTATGGTTTTTCCAACAGCCCATCAGGTGTTTTGACAGGAAACCAACTGCCCGGATATGTTCCCGGACAGAAGCCGAATGTATATTCTAACGGGATGTCTCAGGTGTTGCCAAAAGGAAGCGACTTGGTATTACAAATGCACTATGCGCCAACTTCCTTAGACGAAACAGATAGCTCTACGATCAATCTTTTTTTTGCAAAAAATCCGGCTCCAAGACAAGTATATAGTAAAATATTGCTGCCTACGGACCTGGTGAACGGTCCTTTTATCATTGCACCTGGAGCAAAGCCCAACTTTCACGCTGTGTACAAAGTTCCGGTTAAAGTAAGTTTATTGGGTATCTGGCCACATTGCCATATGCTTGGAAAAAAATGGGAAGTCTATGCGAAACTACCTGATGGTTCGACAATTAATCTGATCCGAATCAATGAATGGGATTTCAACTGGCAGGGAGGTTATTATTTTAATCGCTTGATAGTTTTGCCGCCGGATACTGAAATTCACGCATATTGTTCATATGACAATACTGAAGACAATCCAACGAATCCAAATAATCCTCCAAAGTATGTCACATGGGGTGAAGGTACTGCTGACGAAATGTTTTACCTGCCTCTTTCGTTCGTATTTTATCAAGCCGGTGACGAAAACATCACACTGGATACCGATCAACCAAATTTCCATGACCAGGGCTTTGAGCAATTAGAAGATAGGTTGGAGCCGGTCGCACCAAATCCGGTTACAACCAGAGAATTGAACACAACTCTTGTCCTCTCAAAAGACCAAAATGTTGAATTCAAACTTTTTGACGAGAAAGGCAGTTTGCTTGGTACTCTACTTCAACCTACCCATTATTTGCAAGGGCAACATCAGGTAAATTTAAAGTTACCGGTATCAAAATCCGGGATTTATTTCATTCAGGCGAACCTTGAAAACAGAATTTTGGTACAAAAATTCTTAGTAAGCAATTAA
- a CDS encoding redoxin domain-containing protein, protein MRFVLYFLIIIGLQNIVVAQDSIPVQKNYRILFFLLEDCKITQAYIPTINELYSSYANDSIHFHGYFPSPSSNNESVNIFCNKYKLSFDTEMDPNQIKAQDYEIDVLPQVVVINPLNQVIYQGRIDNLFERIGKRRPRASSHELQDCLEKIKNAQPVIPQKTKAVGCALTRFD, encoded by the coding sequence ATGCGTTTCGTTCTCTATTTCCTTATCATTATTGGCTTGCAAAATATTGTAGTTGCACAGGATTCCATTCCTGTTCAAAAAAACTACCGAATCCTCTTTTTCCTACTTGAAGATTGCAAAATCACACAAGCCTATATTCCTACCATCAATGAGCTTTATTCAAGTTACGCAAATGACTCCATCCATTTTCATGGGTACTTTCCTAGTCCATCTTCCAATAATGAAAGTGTAAACATTTTTTGTAATAAGTATAAACTCAGTTTTGATACTGAGATGGATCCAAATCAGATCAAAGCACAGGATTACGAAATTGACGTATTGCCACAAGTTGTTGTGATCAATCCATTGAACCAGGTTATCTATCAAGGCAGAATAGACAATCTGTTCGAGAGGATAGGCAAAAGACGACCTCGCGCCAGCTCACACGAACTTCAGGATTGCTTAGAAAAAATTAAAAATGCCCAGCCTGTCATTCCCCAGAAAACAAAAGCTGTAGGTTGTGCATTGACTCGATTTGATTAA